DNA from Chiloscyllium plagiosum isolate BGI_BamShark_2017 chromosome 44, ASM401019v2, whole genome shotgun sequence:
ACTTCTGGCTTTGCCTCAAATCTctccaaaacacaaaataaaatttcCAGATGGACATTAGAAGAATGATTTTCTCATGTGAGACACTAGAAGCAGGGCCACCATTTAAACATAAGGAGTCTTCTATTTAAGGTGGAGTCTCTTTATCTTTTTCCCCCTATTAAAGGGTCCCGAGTATTCAGAACTCATTTCCTGGACTGTGGGGACGGCAGAgtcatttaaatttattttttaaggcAGGAGGTGGAAATAACCATAGAAAAGGTACAATGTAGGAAAAGACTGTCCAGTCCGTGTGGTCAAAAAGCAAGCATTCCATTCTAATTCCAGCTTCCAGCACCTCGTCTGTCACCTGGCAGGTTACTGCGCTTACGGTACAAATCCAGTTACCTTTTCGAGGCAGAGAGAGATTTTCTACAGCGAATTCCAAGCAACCACCATCCACAAGGTGAATAGATCCTTTCCCCACGTCATGCCCTGTATACAAAGCCTACCTCATCGACATGCATCAGGAAGGAAAGAGATCTACAAAGTGAACCCATGTGCAAATCAACTGCATACCTTCAAGCAATCCAAATCCAACTGTTATTGGCTACTTTTACTGATGCCTGGTCTATTCTGTATCTATGTTGCTAATGCTCCTTTCATTCATTAGCTCTTAGATTTGCTCAGCAGACAGCTCAGTGGCTTCTTTCTAATTTTCCAGTCCATGTTcattacacaaacacacacagaataCTGAAGGGAACTTATGTCCTCTTGAGGTTCTGCACTTTCTTCCTCACGGTTCGTGATGTTTCTTGGCTTCACACCACCTGCAGGTTTTAAAGGCTGCATTTGCGGACACTGTGGAGCATGGACACTACCAGCCATGAAAATACGAGCTGTGCATTAACGGCTGTGGACGGGGAAGGGTAGGCAGAAGGACAGTGCTGGTAGGGGAGAGATCAGCCTGGAGTTGGTGCAGACCTATCCCCGTTGCTCTCTCCCCAGCCCTCCAAACCTTAACTCCTACAATGATGGATGGTGTTGCCGGCTTCAAGGCCTACCCCTGTTTGTAACCTGTGTGTGTCCGGTCGGCTCTGACATTGGATAACGTACGGAAAGGAAACGGAGATGATTTGAAGCAATGAGCTGGCCACAATGAACGGGGGACAGCACAGGCAACAGCAAACATTTAACAAATGGCTggaggaactgcaacaattgttccGTCCTGTCACAGAAATAAAACGGGAAAGGTAGCCTAGCTATGGCTAACGATGAGAATCAGGGACAGTATCAGAACCAAGGAAGGGGCATACACGAATGATTACCTTGAAGGTGGCGGGGTGGAGAATAGAGAACCAGAGAAAGCTTTTGGGGAAACAACAGTCTGTAAAAGTCAGAAGGGTGCTCCCAACGACAGAACCGGGTGGGGTCGAGATCTAGGAACATGCGGTTTGCCATTTGGGATTGGAACGGGCAGGACATTGgtcacccagagagcggtgggaCTGTGGAATTCTCCAGCACAGAAGTTGGTTGAGgctaaaacactgaatgttttcaaggaggggAGGAATATATCGTTCTTAGGGCTCAACGGGTGTGGGATGAAAGTGAGAACAGGTTACTTAGTCGGACGATCAGCCGCGATCACACTGAAAGGCCGAACGGTTTCTCTCCAGTGCGAACGCGATGCTGTTCAATGAGTCAGGAATTCTACAATCCCACGCTATTATTTGACTTTTATTGGGCCCGATACTCGGGCAGGAGTTTACCAACATCAGCAGCACCAGTCCATGAACGTGGTTCAGTCCGGGGCGCGATGAAGATCAAAACTCAGTCACTGCGGGTGACCGTGAActcgctggtgggtcagcaggttggaCGAACGGGTGAATCTCTTCCCGCActcggagcaggtgaacggcctctccccggtgtgcacccgctggtgggtcagcaggctGGACGAGtcagtaaatcccttcccacacaccgtgcaggtgaacggcctctccccggtgtgcaTGCGCTGGTGTATTTGCAGGTTGTACGACTGaatgaagcccttcccgcactctgagcaggtgaacggcctctcgcCGGTGTGAACCCGCTTGTGCCGCAGCAGGGCGGACGAATCGgcgaatcccttcccgcactctgTGCAggcgaacggcctctccccggtgtggacccgctggtgggtcagcaggttggatagctgggtgaagcccttcccgcactcggagcaggcgaacggcctctccccggtgtggacccgctggtgggccaGCAGGGTGGACGAGCGGGTGAAGCCCTCCCCACAGTCGGAGCAGGTGAAAGTCCGCTCCCCAGTGTGGGTGCGCCGGTGCCTCAGGAGAGCAGATGAGTCCGCAAACCCCTTTTCACACTCGGGGCAGGTGAAGggcttctccccggtgtgactgcgccgatgagtCTCCAGCTTTGACGGGGaaatgaatcccttcccacagtccccGCATTTCCAAGGTTTCCGCACGCTGTGACTGCGCTTGTGTCTCGACAGGGCAGACGACTGTCTGAAGCCTCGCCCGCACACCGGACACATGTACAATTGCTCCCCACTGCGAGTGGGGCTTTGTCCGTCCATGTTCAAAATCCAGCGACATTCAGGTTACCAAAGGCCGGATGGATGGGCTCAGATCCTGATGTGGCATTCGCACTGTATCTGGCTGCAACTCCTGCGCAAATTGCTTAAAACAGGGGAAAAAAGAAATGGGATGAGAGAGTATCCACAACAACAAAACCGGCAGGCACAAAAGGTGCATTGGAGCCGAGTCAATCTGTGGGGCTAAAGGCATGGAAAAGAACAGACCACAAGTGCTGCTGCTAGGATGTCTTGAGCACCACTCAAGTCACTCGCGCCCACCAGCACAGCAAAACTGCCAACCCGTTCTGGGCTGGCACAAGACCCAGGCTTCAGTAGAAGCACTGGGAACAAAAGaagcggtggtggtggtggtagaggtCAGGGTGAAGGAGAGGGACTTTTATAAACGGCTGCATTTACTGCGAATAGGTGATGAAATTAGTACACAGACaaaaacacatcagtgcaaaggacAGAAACATCAGTTGTCTGTCACAAAGGTATGATTACAAGGTTGCAAGGAACACAGCACGTATATTTAGGGAACAATTGAAAAGCCAGCCAACCTGTTATCATTCATTTCATGAAAGTTTGAGCTCAAGAATAATGAAGTCTTACAGTAAGAAACTGGCAGCAGTCTGCATGGTTTTTGCTTCAATCTAAGACAGAACCGTCCTCTCAATAGTGGTTGGGGGGGTGAACATTCTTACAACCATTCATTTAGTACACAAACAAAATCCTGCTCGATCTCAGTTGTAATGCACAGGTAATGCTGAGAGAGTCTGCACTCGTTGAATGTGGGAATGATAGTTTGTCGatgtctctgtgctgcagtaaGGGACTCTCCTCTGCTTTGGCAAATCCCCTAGGATTGAGGAACTGTAGATCTAGACACCACATGCAGATCTACATCAAGGCAGGCTGACATCCTCACAAATTGAGGGCGGACATCAGATGCTAACAGTAGTCCTGTTGTAGCCAACTGACATAAAGGAGGTGCCATCTGCAATGGGTGCAGTTCTGAGTTCCACCTTTCATGTTCGGAACAGATATTCACTTCAGAGATGAAAGGTTGGGAGAAATCAATTGGTCAAATAAATCagagaactgctgatgctggagaacacaagcaaaaacagaaattgctgagaaacctcagcaggtctggcagcgtctgtggaaagGAAGctgtgttaacattttgagtccagtgactcttcatcctAACTGTTAGCAGTTGGGAAGACTGGTGGTTGCATTAGCTGCAGAGGTTAGGTGATGGGATTGGGCTgggagtgagcagataggtggagacagagcacagagacagagagaaagagagagacagagacagagagagagacagagaaaaagagtaAACAAGGAGGAAAATAATTGATAGCAGGCCAGGTCTGATGAAGAGCTGAATAAGAGATAACAAAAGCTAAGAGTGAGAAAATGTGTTGGCTGTGTTGAAcgcaacactttttttaaaaaagaatccctacagtgcggaaacaggcccttcagcccaacaagtccacactgaccctccgaacagtaacccacccagacccattccccaaccctattattctacatttacccctggctaatgcacctaacctacacatccctgaacactattgacaattttagtatgaccaattcacctaacctgcgcatcttcagactgtgggagcacacccacgcagacatggggagaatatacgaactccacacagatagtcgcccgaggctggaatcaaacctggctccctgacgctgcgaggcagctgtgctaaccaccgagccatacATATGATGTGATGATGGGCCTGGGAGTACGTGGGAatgactgg
Protein-coding regions in this window:
- the LOC122543491 gene encoding gastrula zinc finger protein XlCGF8.2DB-like isoform X1, which gives rise to MDGQSPTRSGEQLYMCPVCGRGFRQSSALSRHKRSHSVRKPWKCGDCGKGFISPSKLETHRRSHTGEKPFTCPECEKGFADSSALLRHRRTHTGERTFTCSDCGEGFTRSSTLLAHQRVHTGERPFACSECGKGFTQLSNLLTHQRVHTGERPFACTECGKGFADSSALLRHKRVHTGERPFTCSECGKGFIQSYNLQIHQRMHTGERPFTCTVCGKGFTDSSSLLTHQRVHTGERPFTCSECGKRFTRSSNLLTHQRVHGHPQ
- the LOC122543491 gene encoding zinc finger protein 420-like isoform X2; this encodes MDGQSPTRSGEQLYMCPVCGRGFRQSSALSRHKRSHSVRKPWKCGDCGKGFISPSKLETHRRSHTGEKPFTCPECEKGFADSSALLRHRRTHTGERTFTCSDCGEGFTRSSTLLAHQRVHTGERPFACSECGKGFTQLSNLLTHQRVHTGERPFACTECGKGFADSSALLRHKRVHTGERPFTCSECGKGFIQSYNLQIHQRMHTGERPFTCTVCGKGFTDSSSLLTHQRVHTGERPFTCSECGKRFTRSSNLLTHQRVHESAIHSGEKPYVCSVCGRGFSRSSGLLRHQRSDMVEKPWKCGNCGKGFKSPSELETHRRSHTGERPFTCSECGKGFTQSSTLLRHQRVHTGERPFPCSECGKEFTRLSILLRHQTIHTGERPFTCSDCGKRFTQSSTLLIHQRLHTGERLFACPECGKGFTQSSNLLRHRRVHTDERPFQCPDCGKGYKSSGELMSHQRVHTNERPFRCSHCGTGFKHSSQLTVHQRAHTGERPFTCSECGKGFTRSSHLLGHKRVHK